The following are encoded together in the Tripterygium wilfordii isolate XIE 37 chromosome 18, ASM1340144v1, whole genome shotgun sequence genome:
- the LOC119983705 gene encoding protein JASON-like isoform X2, translating to MICALFKRQLGFVWRSILRFLTRSFFRAMGIFLGCFRDRHTRRRRGGVIASDSASALSNSTETVVSKNRLSSLFLSEEKDYSPGSGRGNFCLESQQIDKELKEEAKFLKACGTLPETPAEIRKASEQLKGSSLCHKGSEPLEFHSWLSNSSIQKLQLDKQLDLPRTPVKLGEELRKDLESLEQTPWSCISNVENTRTSINSIQATETPITNVVKVAADEPDTVQRGNKSVHFQCDIDVSSSKDDMQTPGTVFPANLGNLTDGKPRIRSQYVYSVSNPVENISQWKELKKGNPSSHQLPDELRESIELPEHTTAMSEVTSKETSFDNDVKVDSSLSSWLKPPSNRERHFGRTPGDRPIIGLVAAHWNENEQPQISPKWWDGNGIPNSTNKYKEDQKVRWHATPFEERLEKALSEESFISQRKHVDGRPMVFDDCDENDTAVSQLQRPSTHSKSVVSF from the exons ATGATATGCGCATTGTTCAAGCGCCAGTTAGGGTTTGTTTGGAGATCGATTCTCAGGTTTCTTACCAGATCCTTTTTCAGAGCCATGGGCATTTTCCTTGGATGCTTCCGTGACAGGCACACTCGCCGCCGTCGAGGAGGCGTCATCGCCTCCGATTCTGCTTCTGCGCTATCCAACTCCACT GAGACTGTTGTATCAAAGAATCGCCTGTCATCCTTATTTTTGTCGGAAG AGAAAGACTATTCTCCTGGCAGTGGAAGGGGAAATTTTTGTCTGGAGTCTCAGCAGATTGACAAGGAACTCAAGGAAGAG GCCAAGTTTCTTAAGGCTTGTGGTACATTGCCGGAGACTCCTGCTGAAATCCGAAAAGCCTCTGAGCAGTTGAAAGGTTCTTCTCTTTGCCACAAAGGTTCAGAGCCTTTAGAGTTCCATTCCTGGCTATCCAACTCATCAATCCAGAAGCTGCAGTTGGACAAGCAACTCGATCTGCCCCGTACTCCTGTTAAGCTCGGTGAAGAGTTGAGAAAGGACTTGGAATCTTTGGAGCAAACCCCTTGGAG ctgCATATCCAATGTGGAGAACACCAGGACTTCTATCAATTCTATCCAGGCCACTGAAACTCCGATTACTAATGTGGTAAAGGTTGCTGCAGATGAGCCTGATACTGTTCAGCGTGGGAACAAGTCTGTGCATTTTCAATGTGATATCGATGTATCATCCTCTAAAG ATGATATGCAAACTCCGGGAACCGTTTTTCCTGCAAACCTAGGAAATTTAACAGATGGCAAGCCTCGGATCAGATCCCAGTATGTCTACTCAGTCTCAAATCCAGTCGAGAATATATCTCAGTGGAAGGAACTGAAGAAAGGCAATCCTAGCTCCCATCAACTTCCAGACGAGCTGAGAGAATCTATTGAGCTGCCAGAGCACACAACTGCTATGTCAGAAGTGACTTCAAAAGAAACATCATTTGACAATGATGTGAAGGTAGATTCAAGCTTGTCTTCATGGCTGAAGCCACCTTCTAACAGAGAGCGCCACTTTGGTAGAACTCCTGGGGACCGGCCTATCATTGGGCTTGTTGCTGCTCATTGGAATGAGAATGAGCAACCTCAAATCTCGCCCAAGTGGTGGGATGGGAATGGAATCCCAAATTCAACTAACAAGTATAAGGAA GATCAGAAAGTAAGGTGGCATGCAACACCATTTGAGGAGAGGTTAGAAAAGGCACTATCCGAAGAGAGTTTCATTTCTCAAAG GAAGCATGTAGATGGGAGACCCATGGTGTTTGATGATTGTGATGAAAATGACACTGCTGTTTCTCAGTTGCAGCGACCTTCAACGCATTCTAAATCAGTTGTATCATTCTGA
- the LOC119983705 gene encoding protein JASON-like isoform X1: MICALFKRQLGFVWRSILRFLTRSFFRAMGIFLGCFRDRHTRRRRGGVIASDSASALSNSTETVVSKNRLSSLFLSEEKDYSPGSGRGNFCLESQQIDKELKEEAKFLKACGTLPETPAEIRKASEQLKGSSLCHKGSEPLEFHSWLSNSSIQKLQLDKQLDLPRTPVKLGEELRKDLESLEQTPWSCISNVENTRTSINSIQATETPITNVVKVAADEPDTVQRGNKSVHFQCDIDVSSSKGSSSENSSQYFRGPGSPGDLSVSKPLPNPTPLKLSDDMQTPGTVFPANLGNLTDGKPRIRSQYVYSVSNPVENISQWKELKKGNPSSHQLPDELRESIELPEHTTAMSEVTSKETSFDNDVKVDSSLSSWLKPPSNRERHFGRTPGDRPIIGLVAAHWNENEQPQISPKWWDGNGIPNSTNKYKEDQKVRWHATPFEERLEKALSEESFISQRKHVDGRPMVFDDCDENDTAVSQLQRPSTHSKSVVSF, from the exons ATGATATGCGCATTGTTCAAGCGCCAGTTAGGGTTTGTTTGGAGATCGATTCTCAGGTTTCTTACCAGATCCTTTTTCAGAGCCATGGGCATTTTCCTTGGATGCTTCCGTGACAGGCACACTCGCCGCCGTCGAGGAGGCGTCATCGCCTCCGATTCTGCTTCTGCGCTATCCAACTCCACT GAGACTGTTGTATCAAAGAATCGCCTGTCATCCTTATTTTTGTCGGAAG AGAAAGACTATTCTCCTGGCAGTGGAAGGGGAAATTTTTGTCTGGAGTCTCAGCAGATTGACAAGGAACTCAAGGAAGAG GCCAAGTTTCTTAAGGCTTGTGGTACATTGCCGGAGACTCCTGCTGAAATCCGAAAAGCCTCTGAGCAGTTGAAAGGTTCTTCTCTTTGCCACAAAGGTTCAGAGCCTTTAGAGTTCCATTCCTGGCTATCCAACTCATCAATCCAGAAGCTGCAGTTGGACAAGCAACTCGATCTGCCCCGTACTCCTGTTAAGCTCGGTGAAGAGTTGAGAAAGGACTTGGAATCTTTGGAGCAAACCCCTTGGAG ctgCATATCCAATGTGGAGAACACCAGGACTTCTATCAATTCTATCCAGGCCACTGAAACTCCGATTACTAATGTGGTAAAGGTTGCTGCAGATGAGCCTGATACTGTTCAGCGTGGGAACAAGTCTGTGCATTTTCAATGTGATATCGATGTATCATCCTCTAAAGGTTCTTCATCTGAAAATTCTAGCCAATATTTTAGGGGACCTGGATCTCCAGGTGATCTGAGTGTATCAAAGCCGTTACCTAATCCAACCCCATTGAAGCTTTCAGATGATATGCAAACTCCGGGAACCGTTTTTCCTGCAAACCTAGGAAATTTAACAGATGGCAAGCCTCGGATCAGATCCCAGTATGTCTACTCAGTCTCAAATCCAGTCGAGAATATATCTCAGTGGAAGGAACTGAAGAAAGGCAATCCTAGCTCCCATCAACTTCCAGACGAGCTGAGAGAATCTATTGAGCTGCCAGAGCACACAACTGCTATGTCAGAAGTGACTTCAAAAGAAACATCATTTGACAATGATGTGAAGGTAGATTCAAGCTTGTCTTCATGGCTGAAGCCACCTTCTAACAGAGAGCGCCACTTTGGTAGAACTCCTGGGGACCGGCCTATCATTGGGCTTGTTGCTGCTCATTGGAATGAGAATGAGCAACCTCAAATCTCGCCCAAGTGGTGGGATGGGAATGGAATCCCAAATTCAACTAACAAGTATAAGGAA GATCAGAAAGTAAGGTGGCATGCAACACCATTTGAGGAGAGGTTAGAAAAGGCACTATCCGAAGAGAGTTTCATTTCTCAAAG GAAGCATGTAGATGGGAGACCCATGGTGTTTGATGATTGTGATGAAAATGACACTGCTGTTTCTCAGTTGCAGCGACCTTCAACGCATTCTAAATCAGTTGTATCATTCTGA
- the LOC119983371 gene encoding probable transcription factor KAN4 produces the protein MCFQLYYICMMMMMMRFVAVEESEAMRSNNMKRNGVRQYNKSELPRFRWTPHLHHNFVQAVDRLGGIYKATPKQILQMMGVKGLRISHVKSHLQMYRSAVKGHNNGIVDMKSSRVKKASFKHLGRVFPSHRPVEDGTREWSPLKGKHEYHGKAGVLNDQEDTSSSSCFGNGRSQEEDDKAELSLSFTTCSPTMTSAQGTDLSISINHHQYSTSSQTHHINLELTI, from the exons ATGTGTTTCCAGctgtattatatatgtatgatgatgatgatgatgaggtttGTTGCTGTTGAAGAATCAGAAGCCATGAGAAGTAATAATATGAAGAGAAATGGAGTGAGACAATACAACAAATCAGAGCTCCCTCGTTTCCGCTGGACGCCTCACCTTCATCATAATTTTGTTCAAGCTGTTGATCGCCTCGGTGGAATTTACA AAGCAACACCTAAGCAGATTCTACAGATGATGGGAGTGAAAGGACTCAGGATTTCTCATGTCAAAAGCCATCTCCAG ATGTATAGAAGTGCTGTGAAAGGTCACAACAATGGCATCGTCGACATGAAGAGTTCGCGGGTAAAAAAAGCAAGCTTTAAACATCTTGGAAGGGTCTTCCCTTCTCACAG GCCAGTAGAAGATGGAACTAGAGAATGGAGCCCATTGAAAGGAAAACATGAATATCATGGAAAAGCTGGGGTGCTCAATGACCAAGAG GATACAAGCTCAAGCAGTTGCTTTGGTAATGGTAGGTCTCAGGAAGAAGACGACAAGGCTGAGCTCTCACTCTCCTTCACTACTTGCTCTCCCACAATGACAAGTGCACAAGGAACAGACCTCTCTATCAGCATCAACCATCATCAATATTCTACTTCATCACAGACCCATCACATCAACTTGGAATTAACCATCTAA
- the LOC119983370 gene encoding TLC domain-containing protein 4-B-like, protein MAMKSYQNQAEMFLKDYLLEDSFMPFTSIIGGIFACKLVYDLTQLMSTIYFKSYSNLTKIQRVEWNNRAISTIHALFITTLSLYFVFMSDLFSDERLAGLITLRSSALSTFALGISVGYFIADIGMIIWFYPSLGGMEYVIHHLLSMAAVAYAMLTGEGQVYTYMVLISETTTPGVNLRWYLDTAGMKKSRTYLINGVVMFVAWLVARILLFMYLFYHIYLHYDELKELCGFGRLLIFVVPVVLSVMNLMWFWKIIRGLKKTLAKRQ, encoded by the exons ATGGCAATGAAATCTTACCAAAATCAGGCAGAGATGTTCTTAAAGGATTATTTACTCGAAGATTCTTTTATGCCATTCACTTCTATAATTGGTGGCATTTTTGCGTGCAAGCTG GTTTACGATCTTACGCAGTTAATGAGTACTATTTACTTTAAAAGCTATTCCAACCTCACAAAAATCCAGCGAGTTGAGTGGAATAACAG GGCCATATCGACTATCCATGCCCTGTTCATCACAACCTTGTCGTTATACTTTGTCTTCATGTCAGATCTCTTTTCTGACGAAAGACTTGCTGGACTTATTACACTTCGAAGTTCTGCGCTGTCTACATTTGCACTGGGG ATTTCTGTTGGTTACTTCATTGCGGACATTGGGATGATCATTTGGTTTTATCCTTCTCTAGGTGGAATGGAGTAT GTTATTCATCATCTACTATCTATGGCAGCTGTAGCTTATGCTATGTTGACAGGGGAAGGACAAGTTTACACCTACATGGTTCTAATATCTGAGACAACGACCCCTGGTGTCAATCTGAGATG GTATCTGGACACAGCTGGAATGAAGAAGTCTAGGACATACCTTATTAATGGGGTTGTCATGTTCGTTGCTTGGCTG GTTGCCAGAATACTCCTTTTCATGTACCTGTTTTACCATATCTACCTGCATTACGATGAG TTGAAGGAATTGTGTGGTTTTGGGCGGCTTTTGATATTTGTGGTGCCTGTGGTGCTATCCGTAATGAACTTGATGTGGTTTTGGAAGATAATCAGGGGATTGAAGAAGACTTTAGCAAAGCGGCAGTGA
- the LOC119984049 gene encoding BTB/POZ domain and ankyrin repeat-containing protein NPR1-like, with protein MSGNMSSSSSEVIPDDLQMRLDYLENRVAFARLLFPTEARLAMESADADSTSVYIGLLASKSKGSCGNLKEVDLNETPSMRIKRLQTRLQALRKTVETGRRYFPHCSAVLDNYLDDMPDVRYLERGTSEEQEVKKMRFMELKDEVQKAFYKDMAENSRPGLTSSSLSSSTLKEGMNHEVRRK; from the exons ATGTCTGGGAACATGTCATCCTCATCGTCAGAAGTGATACCTGATGACTTACAAATGAGGCTGGATTACCTGGAAAATAGAG TGGCATTTGCAAGGCTATTATTCCCAACTGAAGCCAGGTTAGCTATGGAGAGTGCTGATGCAGATTCAACCTCCGTGTACATCGGCCTTCTGGCTTCAAAATCAAAAGGTTCATGTGGGAATTTAAAGGAGGTTGATCTGAATGAAACCCCTTCAATGCGGATCAAAAGACTACAAACGAGACTGCAAGCCCTTCGTAAAACGG TGGAAACAGGTCGGAGGTACTTCCCCCACTGCTCAGCAGTACTCGATAACTATTTGGATGATATGCCCGATGTTCGGTACCTGGAAAGGGGCACTTCAGAAGAGCAGGAAGTTAAGAAGATGCGTTTCATGGAACTTAAAGACGAAGTGCAGAAGGCGTTCTACAAGGACATGGCCGAGAATAGTCGGCCAGGTTTAACATCCTCCTCCTTATCTTCATCGACTCTGAAGGAGGGTATGAATCACGAGGTCAGGAGAAAGTAA
- the LOC119984044 gene encoding BTB/POZ domain and ankyrin repeat-containing protein NPR1-like has protein sequence MLNMENGNEISSSLSFASSSYVSNGSNGHSLSALTASEPGANLENVSLSKLSGSLEKLLLDAEYDYSDADIVVEGVPKGVHRCILASRSQFFHELFRKENDSSKREGKPRYLMSDLVPHGRVGFEAFNVFLHYIYTGKLKPSSPEVSTCVDDSCIHDACRPAINYALELVYTSATFRVTELVLLVQRHLLNFIDKALPEDVIPIVIAAFHCQLNHLLSQCVQRIVRSDLDNVCLEKELPHEVFDEVKLLRKSQESAANIVSEADPMHEKRVGRIHRALDSDDIPLLKLLLDESYVSLDDAFALHYAAAYCDPKVFKEVLTLGRANVNIRNSRGQTVLHLAARRKEPLVLLALLSNGACASEATWDGQTAVAICRRLTRPKDYKEGMKHCKESNKDWLCIDLLERELRRDSMSGNMSTSSSEVIPDDLQMRLDYLESRVAFARLLFPTEARLAMESADADSTPVYTGLLASKSKGSSGNLKEVDLNETPSMRTKRLQMRLQALRKTVETGRRYFPHCSTVLDNYLDDMPDVRYLERGTSEEQEVKKMRFVELKDEVQKAFYKDMAENSRPGLTSSSSSSSTKKEGMNHKVRRK, from the exons ATGTTAAATATGGAGAATGGGAATGAGATCTCATCATCCTTGAGCTTTGCCTCATCTTCATATGTATCAAATGGGTCCAATGGCCACAGTCTGTCGGCCCTCACTGCCTCTGAACCTGGGGCAAACCTTGAAAACGTGAGTTTAAGTAAGCTTAGTGGGAGTCTTGAAAAGCTATTGCTTGATGCCGAATATGACTATAGTGATGCAGACATCGTTGTTGAGGGTGTCCCAAAGGGTGTGCATCGGTGTATTTTGGCTTCTCGAAGTCAGTTTTTTCATGAGCTTTTTAGGAAGGAAAATGACAGTTCAAAGAGAGAAGGTAAACCAAGGTACCTCATGTCTGATTTGGTGCCCCACGGACGTGTCGGATTTGAAGCCTTTAATGTTTTcttacactatatatataccGGAAAGCTTAAGCCCTCTTCGCCGGAAGTGTCAACATGCGTTGATGACTCTTGCATTCATGATGCCTGTCGACCTGCTATTAATTATGCTCTGGAATTGGTGTATACTTCCGCCACATTTCGGGTGACAGAACTTGTTCTGCTTGTTCAG CGCCATCTTCTGAACTTCATTGACAAGGCTCTGCCAGAAGATGTTATCCCAATTGTTATAGCTGCTTTTCACTGCCAATTGAACCATCTTCTCTCCCAATGTGTCCAAAGAATAGTGAGGTCAGACCTCGACAATGTGTGTCTAGAGAAAGAGCTTCCTCATGAAGTTTTTGATGAAGTTAAATTGCTTCGCAAATCTCAGGAAAGTGCTGCAAATATTGTTTCTGAAGCAGATCCTATGCACGAAAAGAGAGTTGGGAGAATCCACAGGGCTTTAGATTCTGATGATATCCCGCTGTTGAAGCTTCTCCTGGATGAATCGTATGTCAGTCTGGATGATGCTTTTGCTCTCCACTATGCTGCTGCCTACTGTGATCCTAAGGTTTTTAAGGAGGTTCTTACTCTTGGCCGGGCCAATGTTAACATTAGGAACTCCCGTGGACAGACAGTGCTTCATCTTGCTGCTAGGCGTAAGGAGCCATTGGTGCTACTAGCCCTGCTGAGTAACGGCGCTTGTGCATCAGAAGCTACTTGGGATGGACAAACTGCTGTGGCAATTTGTCGGAGGTTGACTAGGCCAAAAGACTACAAAGAGGGCATGAAGCACTGCAAAGAATCAAACAAAGACTGGCTGTGCATTGATCTTCTAGAGAGAGAGCTGCGAAGGGATTCAATGTCTGGGAACATGTCAACCTCATCGTCAGAAGTGATACCTGATGACTTACAAATGAGGCTGGACTACCTGGAAAGTAGAG TGGCATTTGCAAGGTTATTATTCCCAACTGAAGCCAGGTTAGCTATGGAAAGTGCTGATGCAGATTCAACCCCTGTGTACACTGGCCTTCTGGCTTCAAAATCAAAAGGTTCAAGTGGGAATTTAAAGGAGGTTGATCTGAATGAAACCCCTTCAATGCGGACCAAAAGACTACAAATGAGACTGCAAGCCCTTCGTAAAACAG TGGAAACAGGTCGGAGGTACTTCCCCCACTGCTCAACAGTACTCGATAACTATTTGGACGATATGCCCGATGTTCGGTACCTGGAAAGGGGCACTTCAGAAGAGCAGGAAGTTAAGAAGATGCGTTTCGTGGAACTTAAAGACGAAGTGCAGAAGGCATTCTACAAGGACATGGCCGAGAATAGTCGGCCAGGTTTAACATCctcctcatcatcttcatcgACTAAGAAGGAGGGTATGAATCACAAGGTCAGGAGAAAGTAA
- the LOC119984047 gene encoding uncharacterized protein LOC119984047 isoform X1 produces MAREEATKTQLIIAMKGHPGTGKTTLARSLAQTLKIPLIDKDDVRDSTFSVEATLLNHISPATASQLLNDLSYAAIWQLISTQLQLRLSVVVDSPLSRKAHLDKLIQLASCTGARVVVVECKPSDHCEWRVRLERRAAGDRSSWHKPSTWRDLERLIEGYDGCTEYDVGDVPKLVVDTVAAGTVEEHLADVVEFIRCHGGACV; encoded by the coding sequence ATGGCTAGAGAAGAAGCAACAAAAACCCAGTTGATAATCGCCATGAAAGGTCATCCTGGCACGGGTAAGACCACCTTAGCTCGCTCTTTAGCCCAAACCCTCAAAATCCCTCTCATCGACAAAGACGACGTCCGCGACTCCACCTTCTCCGTCGAAGCCACTCTCCTCAACCACATCTCACCAGCCACCGCCTCACAACTCCTCAACGACCTCTCATACGCTGCCATCTGGCAGCTTATCTCCACTCAGCTCCAACTCCGCCTCAGTGTTGTCGTTGACTCACCGCTCTCACGTAAGGCTCACTTGGATAAGCTTATCCAGCTGGCATCCTGCACTGGGGCCCGCGTGGTGGTCGTGGAGTGCAAGCCGTCAGATCATTGTGAGTGGCGTGTGAGGCTTGAAAGAAGAGCAGCTGGAGATCGTTCCAGCTGGCATAAGCCTTCCACGTGGAGAGATCTGGAGAGGTTGATTGAAGGGTATGATGGGTGTACGGAGTATGATGTAGGGGATGTGCCGAAGCTGGTGGTGGATACTGTGGCCGCCGGAACGGTGGAGGAGCATTTGGCGGATGTAGTGGAGTTCATCCGCTGTCACGGTGGTGCATGTGTATGA
- the LOC119984047 gene encoding uncharacterized protein LOC119984047 isoform X2: MAREEATKTQLIIAMKGHPGTGKTTLARSLAQTLKIPLIDKDDVRDSTFSVEATLLNHISPATASQLLNDLSYAAIWQLISTQLQLRLSVVVDSPLSRKAHLDKLIQLASCTGARVVVVECKPSDHCEWRVRLERRAAGYDGCTEYDVGDVPKLVVDTVAAGTVEEHLADVVEFIRCHGGACV, from the exons ATGGCTAGAGAAGAAGCAACAAAAACCCAGTTGATAATCGCCATGAAAGGTCATCCTGGCACGGGTAAGACCACCTTAGCTCGCTCTTTAGCCCAAACCCTCAAAATCCCTCTCATCGACAAAGACGACGTCCGCGACTCCACCTTCTCCGTCGAAGCCACTCTCCTCAACCACATCTCACCAGCCACCGCCTCACAACTCCTCAACGACCTCTCATACGCTGCCATCTGGCAGCTTATCTCCACTCAGCTCCAACTCCGCCTCAGTGTTGTCGTTGACTCACCGCTCTCACGTAAGGCTCACTTGGATAAGCTTATCCAGCTGGCATCCTGCACTGGGGCCCGCGTGGTGGTCGTGGAGTGCAAGCCGTCAGATCATTGTGAGTGGCGTGTGAGGCTTGAAAGAAGAGCAGCTGGA TATGATGGGTGTACGGAGTATGATGTAGGGGATGTGCCGAAGCTGGTGGTGGATACTGTGGCCGCCGGAACGGTGGAGGAGCATTTGGCGGATGTAGTGGAGTTCATCCGCTGTCACGGTGGTGCATGTGTATGA
- the LOC119984047 gene encoding macrophage migration inhibitory factor homolog isoform X3: MPTLNLYTNVPVDAVISSDILKDATKSVAKIIGKPESYVMILLNGGVPIAFGGTEVPAAYGELISIGGLGQGVNGKLSSTIADIFQTKLSIDSTCVRSSGLMAQLSDQLQIPDAPLLEALQDEVVQVNGL; the protein is encoded by the exons atgCCAACCTTGAATTTGTACACAAATGTGCCAGTAGATGCAGTGATATCCTCTGACATTCTCAAGGATGCTACCAAATCTGTTGCTAAAATCATTGGAAAACCTGAATCT TACGTCATGATTTTGCTAAATGGGGGAGTGCCTATCGCATTTGGGGGCACTGAGGTACCAGCTGCATATGGAGAATTGATTTCTATTGGGGGCCTTGGACAGGGTGTTAATGGAAAACTGAGTTCAACCATCGCAGATatatttcaaacaaagctttcGATAGATAGTACTTG CGTTCGTTCTTCGGGTTTAATGGCTCAACTTTCTGACCAGCTACAGATCCCGGATGCTCCTCTACTGGAAGCATTGCAAGATGAAGTGGTGCAGGTGAATGGATTATGA